gtaaaatagagagaacgatttatatgggatctgtatcgggctatagaccgatttagaacataataaacacgtttgttgatggtcatgagaggatccatcgtacaaaatttcaggcatatcggataataattgcgacctttaggggtcaagaagtcaagatcccagatcggtttatatggcagctatatcaggttatgaaccgatttgaaccttatttgacacagttgttgaaagtaaaaataaaatatgtcatgcaaaatttcagccaaatcggataggaattgcgccctctagaagctcaagaagtcaaatccccagatcggtttatatgacagctatatcaggttatggaccgatttcaaccatacttagcacagttgttggatatcatgacgcaatacttcgtgcaaaaacttattcaaatcggataagaattgcgccctctagaggctcaagaagtcaagacccaagatcggtttatatggcagctatatcaggttatgaacggattttaaccatacttggcacagttgttggatattataacaaaacacgtcgtgctaaatttcatttcaatcggataagaattgcgcactctagaggttcaagaagtcaagacccaagatcggtttatatggcagctatatcaggttatgaaccgatttcaaccatacttggcacagttattggatgtcataagaaaacacgtcgtgcaaaattttattccaatcggataagaattgcgcactctagaggctcaagaagtcaagaccctagatcggtttatatggcagctatatcaaaacatggaccgatatggcccatttataataccagccgacctacactaataagaagtatttgtgcaaaatttcaagcggctagctttactccttcggaagtttgcgtgctttcgacagacagacggacggacggacatggctagatcgacataaaatgtcgcgacgatcaagaatatatatactttatggggtctcagacgaatatttcgagtagttacaaacagaatgacgaaattagtataccccccatcttatggtggctcaattttagctcaatatctctaattttaaagactgtagcgtgatttcaacagacagacggacggacatggctaggtcgtcttagatttttaccccgatccagaatatatatactttatagggtcggaaatggatatttcgatgtgttgcaaacggaatgacaaaatgaatatacacccatccttcggtggtgggtataaatatatcATAATAAACATTGAAAATTCGTGTACTCCCTTATATCTTGTCCAACCACTGTAAACTTTTGTGCGTGTGTTTAAACACAATTTGATGAACATATTAGGCAATTAGTTTACCACAATGTTCTATTGTTTTGCACCAAAAACGTGGGCgaagtaaacaaataaaaagttaaaacaatAGAATATTAACCCTTCTATAAGAGTGGGGTAGACCAATACCTTCTTCATTTTATCAATACGGTATGCCATAAAATGGCGTGTAATACAATTCACTGATCTAGAGCAACATAATAAATGTTGGGAATCGGTAACTTGTTGGAGAAAAACACAAATCTTCATACTAAGAGGGTCTGACGTCGAAGAACTTCAGGCATTACTCGAGGGCAGATCGGAGAAGACGGCCCTCCACGCAGTGATGCGAGAAGTTAAGAATTCTCTCCGACTGAAGGAGTACGCCATGGCGTCCttctcgaatattgagaggGAATTTAACAACGAGGAGATAGGTCGACAATCACCGCCCTGAGTTACACGGGGAGACAGGCCAAGTTTCCCCTCTGTTTTCCCCAATATGGATGCGGTGGGTGGACTGAGGAGGGTTTCTAGAGACAAGGACTAGATTGGGGCTATACTACGGCACACACAACATCTTGGGCAGAGCTATGTGCCATAACAATagacgcaaaagaaattctgggaagggatttacagttttcgaaatcagttgttgttgttgatgttggagccacatttgtatgtggaggtagcgattgtCGTCAGGTCATCGATCGCCTcgggaacgttatggccattggttattaaaagaccCCAATAGATCTCCTTGTCacatcgagtatcacaggcactcaatatttaagcaagagccgttgccgacCAGTCTCTCACGGAGACTCTGCCACCGTTACCGCTACGGACTCGCCCGGTATCTCTCTGAGCTGAGCATCTCGTGATGACAATGAcaaacaaattggagctcagagATTCAACTGATGTGGTACATATAATCATCGCGTGCCGGGTCGAAATCAGTATGTGTATATGGCGGCTCTCGTGGCCGTGGACTATGGTACAGTGAGGTCGAAGTTCGTGGACCCCTAAATAGACTTCAGTTTCACGACATAATACTAAGTCTCTTGTAATTTCTTGTTATCACATATGtctcactttttatacccaccaccgaaggatgggggtatattcattttgtcaatccgtttgcaacacatcgaaatatccatttccgaaactacaaagtatataaagggtgatttttttgaggttaggattttcatgcattagtatttggcagatgatcacgtgggatttcagacatggtgtcaaagagaaagatgctcagtatgctttgacatttcatcatgaatagacttactaacgagcaacgcttgcaaatcattgaattttattaccaaaatcagtgttcggttcgaaatgtgttcattcaccgtaacgttgcgtccaacagcatctttgaaaaaatacggtccaatgattccaccagcgtacaaaccacaccaaacagtgcatttttcgggatgcatgggcagttcttgaacggcttctggttgctcttcactccaaatgcggcaattttgcttatttacgtagccattcaaccagaaataagCCTCATCGCTTaacaaaatttatcaaaatttgaacacatttcgaaccgaacactgattttggtaataaaattcaatgatttgcaagcgttgctcgttagtaagtctattcatgatgaaatgtcaaagcatactgagcatctttctctttgacaccatgtctgaaatcccacgtgatctgtcaaatactaatgcatgaaaatcctaacctcaaaaaaatcaccctttaaaatcttgatcagcgtaaaaatctaagacgatctagacatgtccgtccgtctgtctgttgaaatcaagctacagtctttaaaaaaggagatattgagctgaaactttgcacagataatttttttccataagcaggttaagttcgaagatgggctatatcggactatatcttgatatagccaccctatagactgatccgccgatttagggtcttaggcgcattaaagctacatttattatccgattttgttgaaattggggacagagagttatgttaggccactcgacatccttccttaatttggcccagatcggtccagatttcgatatagctgccatatagaccgatccgctgatttagggtcttaggccaataaaagccacatttattatacgattttgctgaaatttagggcatagagttatcttaggccactcgacatccttcctcaatttggcccagatcggtccagatttcgatatatctgccatatagaccggcccgccaatttagggtctaaggcccataaaagccacatttattatccgattttgctgaaattttgacagagagttatgttaggccacccgacatccttcctcaatttggcccagatcggtccagatttcgatatagctgccatatagaccgatccgccaatttagggtctaaggcccataaaagccacatttattatacgattttgttgaaattggggacagagagttatgttaggccactcgacatccttccttaatttagcccagatctgttcagatttcgatatagctgccatatagaccgatccaccaattttgggtctaaggcccataaaagccacatttattatccgattttgctgaaatttaggacataaagttatcttaggccactcgacatctttcctcaatttggcccagatcggttcagatttcgatatagctgccatatagaccgatccggcaaTTTAgtgtctaagacccataaaagcaacatttattatccgattttgctgaaattggggacagagagttatgttaggccattcgacatccttcctttatttggcccagatcggtccagatttcgatatagctgccatatagaccgatccactaatttagggtctaaggcccataaaagccacatttattatccgattttgttgaaatttaggacatagagttatgttaggccactcgaaatccttcctcaatttggcccagatcggtccagatttcgatatatctgccatatagaccgatccgccaatttagggtctaaggcccataaaagccacatttattatccgattttgctgaaattttggacagagagttatgttaggccactcgacattcttcctcaatttggctcagatcggtccagatttggatatagctgccatatagaccgatctctcgatttaaggtcttgcgcccataaaaggcgcatttactgtccgattttgccgaaatttggttaagtcagttaagttaaggccctcgacatccttcttcaattttgcccagatgggttaagatttgaatatagcgccatatagatcgatctctcgatttagggttgtgggcccatagaaggcgcatttattgtccgatgtcgtcgaaatttgggacagtgagttcagttaaggccctcgacatacttctgaaatatggcacagatcggtccagatttggatatagctgccatatagaccgatctctcgattttaaattttagggccataaaagacgcatttattatccgatgtctccgaaatttgtgacagtgagtagagttaggaccttcgacattcttcttcaatttggctcagatcggtccagatttggatatagctgtcatatagaccgatatctcgatttaaggttttggggccaaaaaaggcgcatttataatccgatttcatcgaaatttgggacagtgagttgtgttaggctcttcgagttttttctgcaacttggcccaaagcggtgcagatttaaatttagctgccatatagtcttggttacataaaaggcacatttataatccgatttcactgaaatttgacactgtgacttatgtttggcttttcgacatccgtgtcgtatatggttcagatcggtttattgaacaatgatttggacttcctagtatttggttcaaatcggaacgtatatcgatatagctgctatggggcataaggtatgcatttttcaccgaattttgacgaaaggtagtttacatatataccctaggtggtggctatccaaagttcggcccggccgaacttaacgcctttttacttgttggttttgaaatttcttcaaaattcaaattttatcacctgtcacgaaaacggaacgtaaaattttgtttttttttctgaactCTACTTTCCGTTTACGGTCGAAAGACATTCGGTAATCGTTAtctacatttacggtatgtttacgagaACATAACTAGGCCTTGATTacgattatgctagaaaatgtcaaatAACGAAAATGTCAGATTGCAACACTTGTTGTTGTCTGGGCCAGAAAggtatatagcagccctcgtataatACCCTTTCTACAGTAATTGTGTAtagtaaaaatattaaaaacatagAATATTTAGGAGATAcattttaaaacttaaattgaTCTCTTTATAgttttaaaccttttttattttaagtcCTTTTGCACATTAGGTGACATTATTAATTTACAATACAATCTACAGCACTATTTTATGTGTTATCCAGGGCATGTAATTGAGAACATTAGTATAAATCCCAGGAAGAGCTTTACACAAATCACAGACAGTTCCACCAGCAACAATAATGCCATATTGAATGAATCGCTTGACTTTTTTGTATTTGCTAAAACGCATCAAAGGACCTCCACTATCGCCTCGACAATTATCGCGACCCGTCACCAGATCTCCGGCACATAAATGCATCCTTTGGCTAATGGAAATAGCAAAACGATCTTCGCACTTAGATAAAGGCAAATGATCAACATGGGCTTTAAGCAAAACATTTGATTGAACTCCTATGGAAGAAGAAATATCGAATTTTAGACAATTTTCGGGACTCTGGCATAATACTTTACCTTTTTCGGTAACACCAAAACCCGCTAAAAAGTATCCATCATCATTATTAGGTTTTATAGCATCTGGTGTTATGGGTAGGCATACCGGCTTTATATGTTCTTTAAATATGAAAGTTATGAATTCAATTCATATGCCTttttttggctgtaatttttgcCTACTTTTAAACTCAACCTTCCTGTCCAATTTTATTAAGGCTATATCATTTGTAAACCTCCTATAGCTATAGTTGTGTTGGAAAATTTCACCAATGCCATAGTCTTCAACAGGAGGATTACAATCAAGTATAGGCCCTTTCAACACACAGTCTTCATCTGTGTTAAGGTCATGTTCCCCCAGGCGAACACCGATTCTTGGGAATGaaacataaaaaagaaaaattaatttaaacattaaaaaaatataataaaaatccccaaaaaatcctaataaaatcgaattttagaAACATATTTAGGTTTTATCAAAGCTAAGTTTAAACCCAAGGTAAACACATCCCCTCCCCAgtacttaggttaggtaagagtggcagtcctttacagactctcttagacaattttaagtccattgtgataccacagtagcgacaaaccaaggcttctggcgggaatcgaacccacgacccctgcactggtaatccaagcacactACCATCTTGGCTACCGGGGCTCCCCAATACTTACAATCCATATCTTTCATTGACACAATGAGCAGCGGTCAAAACGAATTGATTCGTTATCAATGAGCCTCCGCATTTGAATTGATCTCCTGGTGAGTCATAACGCAATAAGGCCATCCAAGGATATTCATCAATACCTGTTTCGGTACCCCCAGCGACACGATCAACGGGAAGTTCACCACACCTTGAGCTATTTAGGATTTCGAAGCCTTAAATTAGATATGTTATCCAAATtaatgatttatttatttatcatgTAAATCAtgatgatattgggttgcccaaaaagtatttgcggatttttcatatagtcggcgttgacaaattttttcacagcttgtgactttgtaattgcattctttcttctgtcagttatcagctgttacaaaagtatatttgattaaaactcattctaacttttattaaaatccgcaattactttctgggcaaccatATTTTCAcctgaaaaatt
This Stomoxys calcitrans chromosome 2, idStoCalc2.1, whole genome shotgun sequence DNA region includes the following protein-coding sequences:
- the LOC106087741 gene encoding serine protease grass is translated as MNALQFFIFFGLMSAIKAQNYCITPKGEVGLCIPYLKCRYVIDLSYQYFDQSLPPNETLYLRKSKCSADNEQLRLCCIVPSQETTIDNQINEPPEMPSVSIQTNESNMELDPNADFMSQLNFSGFEILNSSRCGELPVDRVAGGTETGIDEYPWMALLRYDSPGDQFKCGGSLITNQFVLTAAHCVNERYGLIGVRLGEHDLNTDEDCVLKGPILDCNPPVEDYGIGEIFQHNYSYRRFTNDIALIKLDRKVEFKKHIKPVCLPITPDAIKPNNDDGYFLAGFGVTEKGVQSNVLLKAHVDHLPLSKCEDRFAISISQRMHLCAGDLVTGRDNCRGDSGGPLMRFSKYKKVKRFIQYGIIVAGGTVCDLCKALPGIYTNVLNYMPWITHKIVL